One window of Scylla paramamosain isolate STU-SP2022 chromosome 47, ASM3559412v1, whole genome shotgun sequence genomic DNA carries:
- the LOC135094931 gene encoding uncharacterized protein LOC135094931: MATPTPALESPSGEGTTNVPRSILKVAAAVMVVVAVIAKATPAHLHRGYDHHHHTPEDIYGPPTPPRNLYDTPKPYIYLAPPTPPRNLYDTPKPYIYLPPPTPPRNLYDTPKPYIYLPPPTPPRNLYDTPKPYIYLPPPPPPPPTTSSTSTTTTSPTTSSTTSSSTSTSSSTSSTSSSTTTTPSSTTTTTTTTTTSSSSSSSSSSSSTTTSSSSTST; the protein is encoded by the exons atggcgactcctacaccagccttggagtccccatctggggaggggaccacaaatgtccccaggtcg aTCTtgaaggtggcggcggcggtgatggtggtggtggcggtgatagcGAAGGCAACACCGGCTCACCTCCACAGGggctacgaccaccaccaccacacacctgaaGACATCTATGGTCCTCCTACGCCCCCGAGGAACCTCTATGACACTCCTAAACCTTACATATATTTAGCTCCTCCTACGCCCCCGAGGAACCTCTATGACACTCCTAAACCTTACATATATTTACCTCCTCCTACGCCTCCAAGGAACCTCTATGACACTCCTAAACCTTACATATATTTACCTCCTCCTACGCCTCCAAGGAACCTCTATGACACTCCTAAACCTTACAtatatttacctcctcctccacctcccccacccaccacctcctccacctccaccaccaccacctcccccaccacctcctccaccacctcctcctccacctccacctcctcctccacctcctccacctcctcctccaccaccaccaccccctcctccaccaccaccaccaccaccaccaccaccacctcctcc tcctcctcctcctcctcctcctcctcctccaccaccacctcctcctcctccacctccacc
- the LOC135094932 gene encoding cuticle protein 19-like produces the protein MHAHADYSYPPPSPLYSHPLPHHPHHGPHPHESTYAHPPPSPPPTYAPPPPAPTYAPPPPAPTYAPPPAPTYAPPPPPSYHAHPPTYKQKGHPYAFSYGVKDYHTGNDFGHHASSDGDTVTGEYRVLLPDGRTQVVTYTADHYTGYRAEEIKVYEEISSHFTDTFLFPCFIYITFNRLQWKFLSSRGCFRDS, from the exons ATGCACGCCCATGCCGACTACTcctaccctcccccctcccccctctactcccacccactcccccaccacccacaccacggCCCACACCCACACGAGTCCACGTACGCCCATCCACCCCCATCCCCCCCGCCCACCTACGCGCCCCCTCCACCCGCGCCCACctatgctcctcctccccccgcgCCCACCTATGCTCCTCCACCCGCGCCCACctatgctcctcctcccccaccctcctaCCACGCCCACCCGCCCACGTATAAG CAGAAGGGACACCCATACGCTTTCAGTTACGGCGTCAAGGATTACCACACGGGGAACGACTTCGGCCACCACGCCTCCTCTGACGGCGATACTGTGACGGGAGAGTACCGCGTCCTGCTCCCTGACGGCCGCACGCAAGTCGTCACATACACGGCAGACCACTACACTGGCTACAGAGctgag GAGATAAAAGTCTACGAGGAAATATCTTCACATTTCACCGATACTTTCTTGTTTCCGTGCTTCATCTACATTACCTTCAACAGACTCCAGTGGAAGTTCTTGAGTTCTCgaggatgttttcgtgattcatAG